cacttttgacactgacatatttaatccatttcgtttctagatctattaattgacgtatcttaaatttcgaatcgggcagacAAAAGCATTCTTAATATGCCATCTAGAGTGCATGATGTGTGACTCGTTCGTTCAGTGTATTGAAGGATGAAGGCTAAAACGATTTGGGGTTTCCTAGAATTTCATCTTTTTGGCCTgtgtaaagcaggccactgacgagccttccaaatggatgccgttacaatggattcatccaaatggacggcatcctaatattgaacattgtacgtttttgacattcacgaaccgattttggattgcagacACGCTATTTGGAAGACTCGTCAGGATacaattaaaagaaagtatacaatgtacaaaggcgaacctATCCCTATAAGGGTTCTCTTCCATTCAACCACTCAGTGAGGAAGTCAGTGCTCTGAGGGTTGAAAATATGTAGGTTATACCTACTGAAACAACTTTTACTGCTATAGGGCCACCCCGATCACGGaaaaattttaaacgtcaatcttctatgaaattatgaagtataaataaACACTAGCACTACGTgttctatcaaaatcgttgcagactcaTCTTGGTCTACCTCaagtacattttattaataagtttttggcaaaaatttcatttttattaaaagcttttatcgctgactgcacTTTTCTTTCCACTGGCAACtaaatactcatcgagactcgagaattaggtttcgttgttttatcatagagttcctatggccacctccggtcttcatcatcagatcagctccatgacaccataatattgcattgacttacgtatgtatgcaaaatttcagctcaatcggaaaccgggaagtggatcaaatttaacttgcaagatttgattacacacagacagacagacaacggtcaggtaaaagtaaataaaaacttgtaatatGTGTCATTGTATTCGAGTACCGAGATGTAAGATGTGTTTTATGAGCCGTAGGCGAGGCGCTTTGAAGTTGCGGCTTAAAGTTTTTCTTTGTGTGTACTTTAACTCTAAATGATAACTTTACTCACTTGTGGTTTCCTCGTAGAGTGAGATATCTTCCAGTTAACTAGTGTTTGTCCTTAGCCTCTTGATGCGGGAATGACCTGAAAACATGCAGTTATGAAACGATCGAAGTTTCTAGAAATATTTAATGAATCCGTGCAAGTTTCCATTGCACTGTATGTGGTGCATCAATGCATTGGTGGCTGACAATTgactacagtaaaattatatacaatttaatggctcctctacacgatgggccaacgccggccactccaagggacgcatttatgcgttagaaggagcaagtgatattgctatctaattctaccgcatggctgcgtgctgcgtcccttggagtggccggcgctggcccatcgtgtagacgaGCCACAGGACACTAAGTAAATAATAGTGTAagacccgagtttgaagttaagcgacacaattggaagagttatttgttttacaagggggcaaagttattgtttaacctctcgtgctaatattgataaccGCGCaagtagggtttgcaatccggatccgaaatgtatgaaattatccggatctggatccggatccgcggatattcccatacatttcggatccgtcgtgcaaaccctacgcgcaagcgaaagattcgtaaattagcgtagcgagtggttcagaaaatggaatcttgagcgttgcgagggtttcaaagcattttgctaccgagtgaaacacaaaatttttcaccacaccgacacaaggaaaatattaactgtaaaaTATCACACAAAATCAAAGAAAATCGATTCaacatgaatgttattaaatatttatcatttaaaagtaaatctaccagcaaacataagaaaacaactccaAAAAATGCACTTGATTACTTTTGCCTCGCATGTGGATAAAATACAACttccttatcagtttttgaacatccaagagagcctttaccatCTGGTGTGgagaaaatatataaaagtattttcTTCACGAATTTTTGAACCTGTCTAGTTTGCGCATTATGGTCGTACCGTTCCCGTATATTTACTTACCGCCGACGAGACCCATTGAATACCATCTTTATTGACTTTATCATGTCATGCATTTGTACAATGTAAAATATTGACACCATAAGACCAGTATAAGTTCAACCTTGGATTGGGCACAGTTGTTACAGACCTAGGGTTCAAGTTATATTAGTTATGCTAGAAGTTGAGTTGAGACAACATCACGGTGGAAAGACAGGATTTTGCGAGCTCGAAAGTCTTTTGTTTATAGGATCAGTTTTATTCACAGACCATATTTGAACTAGACCCaggaaatattagtaatttgcatttttttattcaaatgttGCTTGCtactattgaaaatgtttaatTTCATTAAAGTATAATGTGGTATAACGTATAAAGAGGGGTCACTACGCAGACGAAGTCACGGACAGAAAATCTGAGATGCCATGGATGTCACTGACACAGATGAAACATGATTTTTAGTTGTTAGAAACCTTGTTCACTCATTCAAGGCCATAATTAACATCGCTTaacaatgtgcaaaaaataaaaacatctaTGGTACGCCGTATATAGAATATAGGCTGATTCAAATTACTTTTTCACAATAATGAATTAACATAATATAAATGAACATTATTTCCTATGAACACCAtttaatgaaaatattattatttaatatttaataatacttaaacagcaaaacgtaattcaagaccaacaAAAGTAAGACAAtcttgccattgcaataatttgtttgtaaaatagtactaaattccttttgatacataatcatgctaaagaagataaattatttattcgtaattttactcctactatttaaaaaaagtacttttatttacttatttttacataggtaaatacaagacgcgctagtaaaaagtggcaacattgtttaCTTTGTTTGGTCTTGAAactcttgaattacgttttgcagtttaagtattattaaatattaaaaaaaatattattaaatagtgTCATGTTTAACACGACATTGGTGTTCTCTAATACCGTGGACTCTGTCTCTAATACAGTAAGTAGTATTTTGTGCAACATGTACATAAAAAGGGTCCTTAAAATTCAAGGGCCGATTACAAAACGAAACGACAGTTTTATAAAGACATGCCCAAAAAGTTTAGTATTAACTTTATGTACCGttgcacacaatattttttttagacagCGGCAAACACATAAAATAGaaagaaaatcaaagtaaatatTGGTTACATGATAAAGTGATTCCAAAACTCGAAAGATTAAGAAGTGATTGGATTACTTAATTTCTGGCAGTGTATAAAAGGAGCATCCTGTGTGTGAAATTACTTACGTCGGATTTACGTCAGTGGTACAAAATTAACGAGGCCTGGGGTAGGCCAACATTATCTTATGTTAATTTTTTGCATCCAAAAACGCGACTGGGCCCAATAAGAACGACCGTGTGCTTCACTTCTAAATAggtaatagtagtttgtgttacaagggatcaaaatgatatatttccgtcaagggcgtatatTGAATCCTGAgtgtaatgagggattcaagtgttaacgcccaagatgaaataattttgataccgtgtgacacatactgcttttcacatcaactatgaggaaaataaaaaaatcttagtgttgacacaatctgatgcttaaacagattatttaagctaaaaaaataatgtgcaaaaaaatttaaaaatagtgtgcttgaacagaaaagtgccactttgattcctcctagcagggaagaaaagtgccactttgatccctcctagcagggaagcaAAAGCCTTTTTCCGAAAAGGTGATGTGAAAAGATAATTGAACTGTATACGACTgtggataaaaataataaaataaattattcaatgatATAATTTGGTTTGTTCTCCAGcgtcgtgccgcccaccatacaaaattatagccaaggaagttagaatcttgcTGTATTTCCAATTGGGTTGAAGTTCATTTGCTCGAAACATTTTacaagacaaatgaaatgctatttgtttttaattaaggttgacattctatcgaaactgagtgtaggtacatcctaatgtacattgggcggcacgaagctatggcgcgattcgggaaatgaattaaagattaactagatacgatatagtaaagataatatcttcactatttcatatctagtgaatctctaattcatttcccgaatcgcggcgctagccgccatagggtaccttttgcagtggaacgtcacatatctttactatttcatatctagtgagtgtctaattcatttcccgaatcgagccgctagttgttaaaataaaatgaagagatgagttacatatacctatatatcttTGAATTTAATGTCAGGATTATTTTGCCACAAAGTCAGCCTTTAGTGCTTGAAATCAGTGTGCTGAAGTAGCAGAAAAAAGTTAATCGTGGTAAATTGAAAGCATTCAAAGTAAATAAACGAATACATAAGTTGCATAAcgttcaaaaataataataaagatttttttttataattatgttgCTGAAAcacaatttaattataaaaagatCTTTTTCACAGACAACAACAAATATCTCCTTAGAATTTAGAATCAATGTTTGTATCTTCgacttattattttatatctttttatttatgaatacataaataagaaaattaaatcgaaattaagtttacaaaatatttgTATTAATGTATGTAAGAAATACCCGTACGCCTATGTCTATAAGGGTTAACTTATAATTCAAGTGTTAATCCATTTTTTCAGTTTTGAAATGGCTTCAAACGTGACCCACGACGAAGTTAACGAAGAGCCAAGAGGCCTACCGAAGCTGGTTGCTCCACAGGCGGACTCCTATCGGTTCCAAGTTTGCTTCCTCTTATATTGTCACGTGGCTGCCCTCTACGGGCTCTACCTCTGTTTTACATCAGCTCGGTGGCCTACCGTCTTCTACGGTAATTGTTTTATGGTTAAAAGCCAACTGGACAAAAACATTTAGCTTCAAAGTAGCCCAACAGGCAGAATCTAGAATCGGGGTGTTAGTAGACTACAATTAGAAATCGCAACACGTCACTCTGACAAGGTGGCATGTGCAACTGTGCTGAAATATAGGgaaatcaaatataaacatgttttattaaatagtctatcttgtgtcccactgctgggcaaaggcctcccctttcTCCCGCCACTCATCACGATTTGGTGCATGCTCCCGTCAGTCGCTGCGAAAAGCGTCGAAGTCAACCCGTCATCTCTTTTTGGTCTGTCTCTGTCCCATTACACGTTGCTGTTCATATACATGTTAAATACCCTGTTTTTCATGTAACTGTTCAATTCTTTCCAGCCGCAGTAATGACAGAGCTATCAACGCTAGGCACCTTCTGTGGGGCACATCGTCTTTGGTGTCACACGGGTTACAAAGCCAAGCTACCTCTCCAAATAATCCTGGTCATCCTTCAAACGCTGGGTGGCCAGAACTCCGTTTACACTTGGGTTCGGGACCACCGCATGCACCACCGATATAGTGACACGGATGGTGACCCACATAATGCCACCAGGGGATTTTTTTTCTCGCACTTCAAGCACATGGTTGTACATAGACACCCTGAAGTTAAAAGGCGAGGAAAAGATATGGACATGTCCGATATATTGAACAATCCTTTGTTGGCGTTTCAAAAAAGGTAAGCCACCCAAGAGAGATTTTGGATATCCTTCCTTTAATACTGAATTACTGATGCTTGTCGATAAAGAGGTTTTCCGCACTATTAATAGCTACCGACATAACATTTGGCTAAAAAATTAGACATTGTAACGGTACGGGGAGCCCTatagtggtataaaataaaaaaataaagaaattggtattaacaagtatatttaccattccgacaagaaatttaagtggtaatattataataataactagctcagtcgtaacttaaataaataggtattaatttttagagcacagggggtgagtctgtgtttcaataggctggaagaccttggtaactaggggtaaaaatatttaaatattgggcgcctttataaaataataaaaaaccgtcTGACCTCCAGTTAGATAAGGAATGAGAAATGAGCCCTGCAGATTCGTGGTGGTGAGCAACCACTCcggtgccgcagccgccgcctccGAACGTCCATGCTAGTTAAGCCGCCAAGGAAGCACCAGCTTCGCGCGGCCTGGAGCACATCCTTGCCCATACCGACGCCCTCGACTAACTGGGGTACTGAAGGGGTAAACGAAAACCTCATCTTGAAATACCTCATCTTAAAAGCCCTGCCTGAAGGCCGTTCCTGAAggccctggaaataatttaaaaaacaataagtatgaGTGGCTTGGCCGATCCTCGACGAGAGTTAAAATTCGCCAGAACGGTTGAGCAACTTACCCAATGCAGAAAAGAAGCCGGCTTGTAAGTCCGTGCTTTCATGTCGATGCATGGGGCCTTCAGAGGTTATGGTAAGAGGAACATAATATTCTccctgaaaataagtaataaaacaataagcactgaacacatctcgaacaatttgatacgtagatcaagaaaaatacttacgattaagcggtttaagccgcgATTTAAAAACAATGTGGCTCACTGGCCTTTGAAGAAAACGAATCGAACTACACCATCTCATCCGAATTGaaaatgacagctgacagatcaaacTGAAGATACTTCCACTGCTGCGCCGCGTTTCGTTGCGCGCACGATGTAAATACAGCTTCcaaaactcgtttcaataagaaaagatacttaataataatttccaaaaaggaaagaagaaagttgtaaaatatttaataagattttaatttctgtaaattaataagagtaaacattttattgaagaaaaaTCCAATAGCGAGCTACTCACGCCCTCTGTTGATCAATGCAAGTATTAAAACCAGTATTACCAACGCTCAACGCTAGATGGCCTTTATATTAGAAACGAAAGATATTAATGCCtatgaggctttaaaaaaaatgttgttacaacataaatatttattatttatttatttatttatttattagtcaaataagtaacacagcattacagtaaaaccaaggcactgtgaaactacaaaataaaatacaataagtacaaagaaactacaaataaaaaccaaagacaaattaaacattagatttgggcgacgacgtaacagcgtaatattatattatattatattatattatattatattatattatattatattatattatattatattatattatattatattatattatattatattatattatattatattatattatattatattatattatattatattatattatattatattatattatattatattatattatattatattatattatattatattatattatattatattatattatattatattatattatattatattatattatattatattatattatattatattatattatattatattatattatattatattatatctatatatataaatgcaagtgtcctgactgactgactgactgactgattcatcaacgcagagccgaaactacaaaagccagaaagttgaaatttgcacaccagattgcatttaaaaagtgtacaagagataagaagcgattttgagaaattcaacccctaagggggttaaaaaggggatgaaagtttgtatggggttaaagttttcttttaagctaggaatttgaaacttcgtaaaaagatatattattaaaatacaataaacgtttcagcgtttttgaaaattcatcccctaaggtggtgaaaaaggggttgaaagtttgtatggaaataaaaaattttttcgagtggttgagttgaatctttgtatttagggatattattagaagacgaaaaaagtaatttcagtgttttgtaaaattcatcccctaacagggttaaaaaggggttgaaaattttaatccattataaatgctttgaaacttcttagaaaggcataatagcccattacaaaaaaaagtgattgcaacgtttttgcaaattcaacccctaagggggttaaaaaggggatgaaagttcgtcttcgggtgcaaatttcattttaagctaggaacttgaaactttgtaaaaaagtatcaaattcaaatacaagaaaactaatttcagcgttttagaaaattcatcccccaaggtggtgcaaaaggggttgaaagtttgtatggatatgaatatttttttctattgcgggacttgag
The sequence above is a segment of the Cydia fagiglandana chromosome 9, ilCydFagi1.1, whole genome shotgun sequence genome. Coding sequences within it:
- the LOC134667219 gene encoding acyl-CoA Delta(11) desaturase-like, with protein sequence MASNVTHDEVNEEPRGLPKLVAPQADSYRFQVCFLLYCHVAALYGLYLCFTSARWPTVFYAAVMTELSTLGTFCGAHRLWCHTGYKAKLPLQIILVILQTLGGQNSVYTWVRDHRMHHRYSDTDGDPHNATRGFFFSHFKHMVVHRHPEVKRRGKDMDMSDILNNPLLAFQKRYALPIFILIGYIIPTAIPMYFWNETFNIAFHANILRFVLSMNYTCLINSAAHIFGNRPYDKKVKATENFSVMLVTLGEGSHNYHHIFPWDYRAAELGSWLNFSKAFIDFFAWIGWAYDLKIVDRQSIADRIKRTGDGSYFKM